The DNA window TCAGAGTCACATGCAAGAGCCATAATTTCCACTTCAGAACCTGTATATGTCAGACAAATGCTTGCGGATATACAGCACGTGATAATTGGCAGTACTGGTGGACAAATGCTGGATATTACCCATAATGATCAGGAAATTGTACTGACACTGGATGAAATATCAAATTCAAGAAGCAGTTTGAAAAGGTTGATGACAGAATGACTGATATTCAGTCATTTATTTTCAACTCTTACAAAGATATAATCCGCCATTTCCTTATCCACAGCATACCTTGTCTGGTCAAGGTCAAACACATATGACGGGTATGACTGTACCAGAGTAACTGGCATCCCGGGAAGGATGCCCATAGACATCAATTTCTGTAATTTTTCATTGTCCTGTATTTCAAAGTATGCGATTTTACCCTTTTGATTGAGTTTCAATTCAGAAAGCGGTTGGACGATACTGCTAACTTCCTTTTCCCCTTTCTTACAGCATTCACCTTTTGGAATAGGGTTTCCATGAGGACAGGTTCTTGGATGTCCAAGCAGTACGCAAACCTTGTCATCGACACCGTCATGTAATATATGTTCGAATTCACATGCGGATTTATGGACGCCCTCTTTTTTATCCAGTACATCCACAAGCAATCTTTCAGCAAGTCGGTGACGCCTCACAACATTTTTCGCATTGAAATAACCCTCATGTTTGAGAGTAATTTTTGAATCCGAATTTAAATCAATGTTATCCATATCCAGTAGTTCCAGAACTTCTGGTGATTCTTTGTCAAGGTTCAATGATTCAAGTTCTATAAAATTCTGCCCGCGTTCCTGTGAACATATCCATAGTTTTTCCAGTATCTCTTCAGCATTTTCACTTATTTCCATTTAAACATCCCTCGCAATTTCTTAATCAGTTTTGTTTCGGGAACAATTTCATAACCACAATTTGGACACCGCTGCATATTGCAGGAATGCAGTTTTCCACAGCCTGAACACTGGTTTTTGTCCGGTTCAGTAAATTCATACCCACATAGAGGACATTTCATAGTGTAACTCCGAGAATATTCATTATATAATTGACAACAAATCCTACAAAGAAGGCAAACGGGAATATGAAGGCTGCCATTGAAAGCGCTATCTTTAATCCTCTCTCTTTAAGTGTCATCATAAACTGGGCTATACAAGGCATAAACAGGGTAAGTGTAACCGCTGCAACAAGCATGTCCACCCCATTCATCACTCCGGTTTTGTTTAGTTCATACAATCCGGCTGCTCCAAAATCACGTCTGAAAAATCCCAGTAAAAATACATCGGCAGCTTCAGAAGGGAGCCCTATCCATTGGGTAGGGTATTTTAACAGTTCGATAAGCAGTCCAAATATTCCGGTGATTTTGCCCAACCATATAAGTATACTTGCAATTATAAATAGTGGCATCACCTCAAGGAAATACCACTGCATCCGCGAATATGTTTTAATAAGTACGTTGGATAGTTTTGGTACTTTAAGAGAGGGTATTTCCAGAAAGAAACTCGGTTTTTCACCGGGTAAAACCTTTGCAGCAATGTAGCCTATAAACAAAAATTCCAGAATCATCACTACAACCCATAATAAAAGAGCTGATGGTTTTGCAGACATTATGCCAAGTATCACACCAAGCTGTGCAGAACAGGGTATGGCGAGTGATAATAGCAGTGTCGTTAATATTTTCTCGCGCGGTTTTTCAAGGGTACGGGTAACCATGGTAGCCATCGTGCCGCATCCGAATCCCAGTACCAGTGGTATTACGGCTCTGCCACTAAGACCTATCTTTTTAAACACCCGATCTATTAGCATGGCAAGTCTTGGTAGATATCCTGAATCTTCAATTATTGAAAATACAAAGAAAAATGCTCCAACAATTGGAAGTATCAATGCGATAGCATATGTTAAAGCCAGATTAACAATTCCATAATCTCCAACAATAAGGCTCTGTATCAGGGGATATGGAACCAGTGAATTGAAGTTTTGTGTAATCCATGGAATTAGGTGTTCTCCAAACACCACTCCTTCAAGGAAATCCACTACAGTCCCTGCTGCAAAAACACCTACAAACTGATAAAATCCGAAATACAGTACCAACAACAATATAGGAATTCCTGTAAGCGGATTTGAAACCAGATGGTCTAAACGTTTTTTCAGATTTGGGTAGTTGTCTTCGTATTTTTCGGACTCTGTAGCTTTTGAATTGTTATATAGATACGGCTCTTTTATCTTCGTTACAGAATTTACTATCCTGTTTGTAAGCTGTTGTCGTTCAACAGTCATTACATAATTGGTAGGAGTATTGAATTTGTTTTCTGTATTTGAAACTATATCTTTGATAGCGTCAACATCTTCGCCTTTTTCCTGTATCCTTTCAAAAGCTACTTGGTCTCTTTGTAAAAGTAACTGGGAGATGGACCTTTTGGATACTTCGTAGTTTTCTTTAAGGTTAGATTCGATATCTTTGATTGCATTTTCGATATCATCATTGTATTTGATTGTAAAATCCTGTGGATTTGAACTGTATTCGGATATTGTTTTTTTGAGTTCTTCAATTCCCTCGCCTTTGTTTGAAACAGCAGGTATAACTGGTATTTTTAGCATCTGCTCAAGTTTTTGTATATCTATTCGAATACCACGTTCTGCGGCTTCATCCATCATGTTAAGTACCAGAATAAGCGGCTTACCCGCTTCAATTAATTGCAATGTGTGAGGAAGCATTCTCCTCAGGTTCTTGGCATCAATAACATGTAGGTAGATGGAAGCTTTTTCAAAAAACAGTCTCTGGGCTACTCTTTCCTCTTCAGTAATAGGTAGCAAGGAATAACTTCCAGGAGTATCTATGATTTCATATTTTTTATTGCCTATAACCCCGTCACCTTTGCTTATTTCTACAGTTGTACCGGGATAGTTGGAAGCAATTGCATAACTATCAGAAAGAGCATTGAAAATAACACTTTTTCCTACATTCGGGCTGCCAACAAGTACTATTCTGTCAGAACTACAGGATACATTATCAGGTGTACTGCAACATGTTTGAGATTTTGTATTTAAAAGGGATTTCATAGATCATCTCTACTTGTTTTTGGCGTGGTTAATTATATTCGTTAATCCTAAAATTATATGATGTTACGTAAATACATAATGGTATATAAGTTTTTGGTTTGGTTAATGTTTCAGGTGGCAAAAATAATCCGTTGTTATCAGAAAAAAGGAAGATTAGAGGAAAGGTAATAAGAGGGAATTATTCGCTTTCTTTTTTTGCATCTTTATAGAGTTCATTCATATTGATGGGGATGGGATTGTTTGCTATCAGTCTGGCAAAATATACAAGGTTGTAAACCATGAAACGAATTGTTTTGTTGGTGTAAAGGTGCTTTTCGCCTCCTGCTTCTATGTAACTTGGTCCGGGACCTGCAGGACCCACCCAGTATGAATCAACATTTGGAGGTACAGTACATCCCAGATGGGTTAAATTGAACAATGTATTGGCAGCGACATTATGTGCACCATCTTCATTACCTGTGATAATTACTCCGGCAACTTTTCCGTATAATGGGAACTGACCTGTTTCAGGATCAGTCTCCATATATGTTCCATCCAGTCGTTCTATAACTTTTTGTAACAATGATGACCTTGTGCCAAACCATATTGGTGAACCCATAATCAGAATATCGGATTCTTTGATTTTTTTTAGTATATCGGGCCATTCATCTCCTTCACCTTCATACGAGGTGACTCCGACAGGTATATTGTAATCTGCTATTCTGATTACTTCTGTTTCAACTTCCTGTTCTTCAAACAATTTGACAGCTTTGTCAATCAGGGCTCTTGTATTTGAAACTTCAGGAGACTTTTTTAGGGTGCAATTCAAAAATAATGCTTTAAGTGTCATAATCAATACATTGGGTATATTGATTTATATAACTTTTTAAAGCCTTTAACCTAATATTCAGGATGATGTAAAAAAGCTAAACGGGGCTGGATTTAGATTTAACCAGCCCGGAAGTTAATTAAAAATTTATTGTGATACTTTTTCAGCAAAAGCAAATTTTCTCAAAACTTTTGTAATTTTTATATTTTCGGTATCTCCGACCTGTGTATCAGGAACGAATATGACAAAACCTTCAACTCTGGCAATGCCATCGCCTTCTCTGGCAATATCTTCAATTGTTACTTCATATTCTTCTCCAGCTTCGACTGGAGCGGTAGATTCAGTCTCATTATTATACAAAATAATACACGTCCTTAAGTACTTAGTTCAAAAATTAGGTCTGTAAACTTTCAGGAAAAGAAATAGTTTATTTTTCAACCTAAACAGTAACTTTAACTAAATTAGTTTCCAAACCTTTTAATGATAAATAATCAAAATGATATATAAAGTTGATGGGTTTGAAATAGTTTATATGTCTTTTATATTAGTTTTTGCAGTTTCTTCTGCGGTGCGGATAACATCTTTTACAGCAATACCTGTATAATCTGCAATTTTTTTGCAGTCATCGTATTCTGCAGATATATTTAATAATGAACCATTTGTATCTCTGGCGATTTTTATAGATACATTGTGGTATTCATTATTAATTTTGATTTTTAAATTTTTAATGTAGCGTTTTGCGGTTAATCGATGTCTGACAGGAACAACTCTTACACCAAGTGAACCGGTTTCTGTGATAATTTTTCTCGCAAGTTTTGATGTGTCGATGGGTTCTGATACAACATGAATCATATTTCCCGGTCTGCCTTTTTTCATAGTGGCGGGCGTGATGGTAACGTCCTTTGCACCTGATGAAAGAAGTTCATCTACAAGATTTCCAAGAACTTGCCCAGTAACATCATCTACATTCGTTTCAAGCACCTCAACTGAATCCTGTATCAGTGCATCATCGATTTCTGATATGGATGTTCGTAACACATTCGGCTGTTTATCAATATCCATGTCACCTGATCCATATCCTATTTGTTTTATTTTTGATTGGGGATAAGAGTCAACCGGTTGGGAGAAATGGGAAAGTATTGCAGCACCTGTTGGTGTCAATAGTTCATTTGAAATATTTCCTTGCTGGAATACCATACTACCGGTTTTTAATATTTCAAGGGTTGCAGGAACTGGTACAGGCAGTATTCCATGTTCTGATTTTACAAAACCTCCTCCTGTTGTGATGGGTGTGCAGTAGATTTTATCAAAATTGAACTCATGTATTGCAGTACACGCACCAACCACATCGGCTATTGCATCCATCTGCCCTATTTCATGGAAATGTAAATCTTCAAGGTATTGATTATGAATGCTGGATTCTGCATCAGCCATTATTGAAAATATGTCCAATGCATCATTTTTAATGTTTTCAGGAAGATGTGAAGATTTTATGATATCAATGATTTCATAGTATGTCTTTGAATGTTCATGCTCCTTTCTGGTAACAACATCAACATTTATTGAACTGATACCGTGTTTTTTGGTATGATTCACAGATACTGAGACATCAGCAACTGATTCCATTGTTTCTTTAATTATGGACTGGTCAGCTCCCAGACCTATAAGGCTTGCTATTATCATATCACCAGAAGCACCAGAAAAAGGCTCAAATACTAATGCTTGCATCTAAAAATCACTAAAAGTAGTAAATTTTAAAACCATATAGTTTTTATGCATTGAAATAAAATATCCATGTGTTTATATAACTATAACTAAATCATTTTAAGGATGACTTTGATGGACGAAGTACAGAGAAAGGTCGAAAAAGCACACCCAAACGATTTTGGACGAGGAATTATCCGTCTTGATCCAAATACACTTTTGGAACTACAGTTATCACCTGGCGATATTGTGGAAATCACTGGGCAAAAAAGAACCGCTGCAAAAGTATGGAGAGCCGACCGTCAGGACTGGGAACAGGGATTTATCAGGATTGATGGTTTCATCAGGCAGAATGCAGGTGTAAGTATAGGTGAGCGGGTATCCCTGAAAAAAATAGAAGCAAAACCCGCAGAAAAAGTAGTACTTGCCCCACCTGAAGGCATGATGATGGAATTTGGGGATAATACAAGTGACATTATAAAACGCAATATTCTCAAACGACCTATTGTTCAGGATGATGTAATACCTATTATCAGTTCAATGAACCAGCCCATGTCTGGACCAGTTGCTGGTGGGCAGGCAATACCACTTATTGTGGTTGAAACCGAACCCGAGGATTCAATTCTTATCATAGATGAAACAACAGAAATCGAATTAAGTCAAAAACCTGCAAGAGGTTATGCAAACGCTGCAAAGGGAATCAAATATGAAGACATAGGTGGTCTTGGAAGTGAAATTCAGCGTGTCCGTGAAATGATAGAGCTTCCTCTTAAAAACAATGAATTGTTCAAGAGATTAAATATTGAGCCTCCAAAAGGAGTCATAATGCATGGTCCTTCTGGTACGGGTAAAACTTTGATAGCAAAAGCGGTTGCAAATGAATCCCGTGCAAATTTCCTCTATATCGCTGGACCTGAAATAATGGGTAAATACTACGGTGAAAGTGAGGAACGTATTCGCAAAATCTTTGAAGAGGCTTCAGAAAATGCTCCATCGATTATATTTATCGATGAAATCGATTCCATTGCACCAAAACGTGAAAACGTAACAGGTGAAGTGGAACGCAGAGTGGTTTCTCAGCTTTTGACAATGATGGATGGACTCGAGGAACGTGGTCAGGTAGTAGTAATTGGCGCTACAAACAGAGTGGATTCTCTTGACCCTGCACTTCGCCGACCCGGAAGATTTGATAGAGAAGTAGAAATAGGTGTTCCGGACACTGATGCCAGACACGAAATACTTCAAATTCATACCAGAGGTATGCCGATAACCGAAGAAGTACAACTTGATTATCTGGCAAAAAATACACAGGGTTTTGTGGGAGCAGACCTGAAAGCACTTGTCCAGGAAGCAGCGATGTGTTCTCTCCAAAGATTTTTACCACATCTTAATCTGGATGAAGAGATACCTCAGGAAACACTGGAAGAAATTGTGGTAACAACCGAGGATTTTGAGAATGCCCTTGTTGAGATTGAACCATCTGCTCTCAGAGAGGTACTGGTAGAAATTCCGTCAGTTAAATGGTCAGACATAGGAGGTCTTGAAAATGTTAAACAGGAAATTATTGAAGCGGTAGAGTGGCCTCTGAAACGACCAGAAAAATTTGAACAGATGGGAATTAAACCACCAAAAGGATTGTTGCTCTTTGGTCCGCCCGGGACTGGTAAAACTCTTGTAGCACAGGCGGTTGCAAATGAATCCAACGTGAATTTTATAAGTGTTAAAGGACCACAAATACTGCATAAATGGGTCGGAGAATCCGAAAAAGCTATCAGAGATACTTTTAAAAAAGCCAAACAAGTAGCACCCTGTGTAATATTCTTTGATGAACTCGATTCTATATCTTCCACGCGCAGTGGTATGACAGAAGATGGAAGGACATCTGAAAAGGTGTTGAACCAATTACTTACTGAAATGGACGGCCTGGAACCTTTGAATGATGTGATTGTGATAGCAGCAACCAATCGTCCTGAAATAATAGACCCTGCACTTCTGCGTTCCGGAAGATTTGACAGGCTTGTACTTGTCAGCCAATCCAGTAAAGAAGGTAGAGAAAATATCTTCAAAATACATACCAAGAATACACCGCTTGCAGATGATGTCAGCATCAGTGAACTTGCAGAGATGACAGATGGATATATTGGAGCTGATATAGAATCAGTCTGCAGAGAAGCCGTTATGCTTTCATTAAGGGACAATTTTGAAGCAGACAAAGTGGAATTGAAATACTTCAAAGAAGCAATTAAAAAGGTCAGACCAACTGTGACCAAAGAAATGGTTGACTATTACGAAAAGATAAAAGAACAATTCAAAGGCGGTATGAAGAAAGCAGAAACCAGTTCTTATACCGGATATCTATGAAAAACAATTAACCGGCAGGGATAATGATGGCAAAAGTATTTGCAAAAAATCTGTCCAGCAAACAGGTAATGACAACCGATGGAACTGAACTTGGAACACTTTATAATATAACAATGGACCTTGATACCAGTGAACTGGTAGACCTTATGATAAAGCCAGATATGAATGTAGACACGTCAGATTTCCAAAAAGATGACCAGTACATACTTCTACCCTTTGAATCAGTTCGTGCGATAAAGGACTACATTGTTGTAGACAAAAAGATTGCAAAAGGGATGCAATCTGCTGAATAAATAATTTTACTGGTTGAGGTTTACAAACAGGTATCATTCCAGTCGCAGGAATAAAGACGCTCTATTGCCTCAACCACTCCTTCTCCATAGGATGCATCTGTGACAATATCAGCAATTGATCTTGTTTTCTGATCACTATTTGCCACAGCAATTCCAATACCTGCGAATTCTATCATTTCAAGATCGTTTTCTGAGTCTCCGATAGCAACAAATTCTTTAGGGTTTAGACCCATGAGTTCTGCGATTTTGACAAGTCCAGTACCTTTATTCATTGTGTTGCTTTTTATGTGGACCGCGTATCCTGTGTCAATCAGGTCTACATTATACTTTCCGGATTTAATCACATTTTTTGCGTATTCAAGGTCAAAGTTCCTTCTCAAAGCGATTTCAGTTTTTCTGTATTCAGGATCAAGTTTTGTAAGTGGTATATATTCAGATAAAAAACTGAAAGCTTTTCTGCATTCTTTAATATCTCCCATAATGTAGGGATTGGTATCAAAACCCTCTGAAACCACCCCTCCATTTTCAGCTATTACATAACCACTCAAGCCTATAAGTTTAGATGCTGCATGTGAAAAACAGAGTATGTTTCCGGTTGCCAACACGACCGGTATCCCTGATTCATCATTTAGCCTATACAGCATTTCTGCAGCTTTCAGGTTAAGCCGTCTGTTTTGATGAGTTATCGTACCATCAATATCTGCTACAAGGGCTTTATATTTCATATACTATTATCTCACCAAATGAATTAAAAAGTATCATGGGTTGGTAAGACCCAGTGGTGTGACCGAAATTATGGATTCGCCATCCGGAAGATTTGGAGAATCGACCAGTCTTACAATTCTTTTGTCACCCTTTGATTTTCTTAGATACATTCTGAAAGTGGCAGTATGCCCGATAATGTGTCCTCCTATTGGTTTGGTTGGGTCTCCAAAGAATGCGTCTGGTTTTGACATAACCTGATTGGTGACTATAATCACTGCGTTATACAGGTCAGAAAATCGTTGCAGTGCATGTAGGTGTTTGTTTAGTTTTTGCTGTCTGTCTGCAAGGGTTCCACGTCCGATGTATTCCGCCCTGAAATGTGCGGTCAGTGAATCAACAATCAGAAGTCTGACGGGTTGTTCCCAGTTTTTGGATTCTTCTGCAAGTTCCATGGCAGAATCCATCAGAAGAATCTGGTGATTGGAGTTGTAGGCTCTTGCCACATGGATATTTTTAAGGAACTCTTCCGGGTCATAATCAATATTGTGATGTTCTGAAGCTCCCTGAACCATCTGTTTGATTCTTTCAGGTCTGAATGTATTTTCTGTATCGATAAAAATCACAGAGCCATTGAGCCCTCCCTGTTCATTCGGAAGCTGTACATTAACAGCAAGTTGATGTGCAATCTGGGTTTTCCCTGAACCAAATTCTCCGTATAATTCGGTAATTGATTGGGTATCTATACCACCTTCCATCATCTCATCAAATTCGGAACATCCGGTTGATAACTTCCCTACCTGTTTTCTTCTCTCCATTACCAGATCGCCAGTTTCGAAACCCCCTATATTGGCAGACCTGCGGGCAGAGTTGATAATTTTGGATGCTGCAGATTCACCTATATCTGCACTGAGCGATAGGTCTGTTGGCGATGCGACTGCAATTGCTTCCACTGAATTATATCCTGATTCTCTTAATTTCTGTGCAGTTGCCGGACCTACATGGTCCAAATCTTCTAACGTAACTTCAGCCATTTTTTAAAACTCCTGTAGGTGCACTTGGTTATCATTTTAAGGGTGCACTATTTGTATAGTAACATTACTATAGTATTCTCCTACTTTATTGATGTGGTGGTATATATAGGTAAAGTAAATATTGTGTAATAATTCCTGTGGATAACCTGATAAAATTATTTGTCTGGGTTTTTAACGAAAACTTATTTTAGATAAAACACAATTTCGTGATGGATGGCGAAGGTAGCAGTAGGTGGAACATTTCAATACATTCATGATGGACATAAAAAACTTATCAATAAATCATTTGAGCTGGCGAATGATGGTCAGGTTGATATCGGAATAACCTCTGATGAGATGGCTCGAAAGCAGAGACTCAAAGTGACTGATTACAACACCCGTAAAAAAAACCTTGTGGACTATATTAAAACATTGACCAACAAAAACAGCAGTTACCAGATTTTTAAATTAACTGATCCCTATGGTCCGACACTCACAGATGGCTATGATTATATTGTTGTATCCTCTGA is part of the Methanohalobium evestigatum Z-7303 genome and encodes:
- a CDS encoding metal-dependent transcriptional regulator, producing the protein MEISENAEEILEKLWICSQERGQNFIELESLNLDKESPEVLELLDMDNIDLNSDSKITLKHEGYFNAKNVVRRHRLAERLLVDVLDKKEGVHKSACEFEHILHDGVDDKVCVLLGHPRTCPHGNPIPKGECCKKGEKEVSSIVQPLSELKLNQKGKIAYFEIQDNEKLQKLMSMGILPGMPVTLVQSYPSYVFDLDQTRYAVDKEMADYIFVRVENK
- the feoB gene encoding ferrous iron transport protein B, with translation MKSLLNTKSQTCCSTPDNVSCSSDRIVLVGSPNVGKSVIFNALSDSYAIASNYPGTTVEISKGDGVIGNKKYEIIDTPGSYSLLPITEEERVAQRLFFEKASIYLHVIDAKNLRRMLPHTLQLIEAGKPLILVLNMMDEAAERGIRIDIQKLEQMLKIPVIPAVSNKGEGIEELKKTISEYSSNPQDFTIKYNDDIENAIKDIESNLKENYEVSKRSISQLLLQRDQVAFERIQEKGEDVDAIKDIVSNTENKFNTPTNYVMTVERQQLTNRIVNSVTKIKEPYLYNNSKATESEKYEDNYPNLKKRLDHLVSNPLTGIPILLLVLYFGFYQFVGVFAAGTVVDFLEGVVFGEHLIPWITQNFNSLVPYPLIQSLIVGDYGIVNLALTYAIALILPIVGAFFFVFSIIEDSGYLPRLAMLIDRVFKKIGLSGRAVIPLVLGFGCGTMATMVTRTLEKPREKILTTLLLSLAIPCSAQLGVILGIMSAKPSALLLWVVVMILEFLFIGYIAAKVLPGEKPSFFLEIPSLKVPKLSNVLIKTYSRMQWYFLEVMPLFIIASILIWLGKITGIFGLLIELLKYPTQWIGLPSEAADVFLLGFFRRDFGAAGLYELNKTGVMNGVDMLVAAVTLTLFMPCIAQFMMTLKERGLKIALSMAAFIFPFAFFVGFVVNYIMNILGVTL
- a CDS encoding flavodoxin family protein — protein: MTLKALFLNCTLKKSPEVSNTRALIDKAVKLFEEQEVETEVIRIADYNIPVGVTSYEGEGDEWPDILKKIKESDILIMGSPIWFGTRSSLLQKVIERLDGTYMETDPETGQFPLYGKVAGVIITGNEDGAHNVAANTLFNLTHLGCTVPPNVDSYWVGPAGPGPSYIEAGGEKHLYTNKTIRFMVYNLVYFARLIANNPIPINMNELYKDAKKESE
- a CDS encoding TRAM domain-containing protein, with amino-acid sequence MYNNETESTAPVEAGEEYEVTIEDIAREGDGIARVEGFVIFVPDTQVGDTENIKITKVLRKFAFAEKVSQ
- the larC gene encoding nickel pincer cofactor biosynthesis protein LarC; this encodes MQALVFEPFSGASGDMIIASLIGLGADQSIIKETMESVADVSVSVNHTKKHGISSINVDVVTRKEHEHSKTYYEIIDIIKSSHLPENIKNDALDIFSIMADAESSIHNQYLEDLHFHEIGQMDAIADVVGACTAIHEFNFDKIYCTPITTGGGFVKSEHGILPVPVPATLEILKTGSMVFQQGNISNELLTPTGAAILSHFSQPVDSYPQSKIKQIGYGSGDMDIDKQPNVLRTSISEIDDALIQDSVEVLETNVDDVTGQVLGNLVDELLSSGAKDVTITPATMKKGRPGNMIHVVSEPIDTSKLARKIITETGSLGVRVVPVRHRLTAKRYIKNLKIKINNEYHNVSIKIARDTNGSLLNISAEYDDCKKIADYTGIAVKDVIRTAEETAKTNIKDI
- a CDS encoding CDC48 family AAA ATPase is translated as MDEVQRKVEKAHPNDFGRGIIRLDPNTLLELQLSPGDIVEITGQKRTAAKVWRADRQDWEQGFIRIDGFIRQNAGVSIGERVSLKKIEAKPAEKVVLAPPEGMMMEFGDNTSDIIKRNILKRPIVQDDVIPIISSMNQPMSGPVAGGQAIPLIVVETEPEDSILIIDETTEIELSQKPARGYANAAKGIKYEDIGGLGSEIQRVREMIELPLKNNELFKRLNIEPPKGVIMHGPSGTGKTLIAKAVANESRANFLYIAGPEIMGKYYGESEERIRKIFEEASENAPSIIFIDEIDSIAPKRENVTGEVERRVVSQLLTMMDGLEERGQVVVIGATNRVDSLDPALRRPGRFDREVEIGVPDTDARHEILQIHTRGMPITEEVQLDYLAKNTQGFVGADLKALVQEAAMCSLQRFLPHLNLDEEIPQETLEEIVVTTEDFENALVEIEPSALREVLVEIPSVKWSDIGGLENVKQEIIEAVEWPLKRPEKFEQMGIKPPKGLLLFGPPGTGKTLVAQAVANESNVNFISVKGPQILHKWVGESEKAIRDTFKKAKQVAPCVIFFDELDSISSTRSGMTEDGRTSEKVLNQLLTEMDGLEPLNDVIVIAATNRPEIIDPALLRSGRFDRLVLVSQSSKEGRENIFKIHTKNTPLADDVSISELAEMTDGYIGADIESVCREAVMLSLRDNFEADKVELKYFKEAIKKVRPTVTKEMVDYYEKIKEQFKGGMKKAETSSYTGYL
- a CDS encoding PRC-barrel domain-containing protein, with the protein product MAKVFAKNLSSKQVMTTDGTELGTLYNITMDLDTSELVDLMIKPDMNVDTSDFQKDDQYILLPFESVRAIKDYIVVDKKIAKGMQSAE
- a CDS encoding phosphoglycolate phosphatase → MKYKALVADIDGTITHQNRRLNLKAAEMLYRLNDESGIPVVLATGNILCFSHAASKLIGLSGYVIAENGGVVSEGFDTNPYIMGDIKECRKAFSFLSEYIPLTKLDPEYRKTEIALRRNFDLEYAKNVIKSGKYNVDLIDTGYAVHIKSNTMNKGTGLVKIAELMGLNPKEFVAIGDSENDLEMIEFAGIGIAVANSDQKTRSIADIVTDASYGEGVVEAIERLYSCDWNDTCL
- the radA gene encoding DNA repair and recombination protein RadA, which gives rise to MAEVTLEDLDHVGPATAQKLRESGYNSVEAIAVASPTDLSLSADIGESAASKIINSARRSANIGGFETGDLVMERRKQVGKLSTGCSEFDEMMEGGIDTQSITELYGEFGSGKTQIAHQLAVNVQLPNEQGGLNGSVIFIDTENTFRPERIKQMVQGASEHHNIDYDPEEFLKNIHVARAYNSNHQILLMDSAMELAEESKNWEQPVRLLIVDSLTAHFRAEYIGRGTLADRQQKLNKHLHALQRFSDLYNAVIIVTNQVMSKPDAFFGDPTKPIGGHIIGHTATFRMYLRKSKGDKRIVRLVDSPNLPDGESIISVTPLGLTNP
- a CDS encoding phosphopantetheine adenylyltransferase; amino-acid sequence: MAKVAVGGTFQYIHDGHKKLINKSFELANDGQVDIGITSDEMARKQRLKVTDYNTRKKNLVDYIKTLTNKNSSYQIFKLTDPYGPTLTDGYDYIVVSSETYESALELNKLRQKRGLKPIEIVKIECVMAEDSLPISSTRIMRGEIDIHGNLKY